The Dermacentor variabilis isolate Ectoservices chromosome 4, ASM5094787v1, whole genome shotgun sequence genome contains the following window.
cacctcgcatgtctccacgttagtatagtggccagtattcccgcctgtcacgcgggagaccggggttcgattccccgacggggagtgtttcttttttccttcttctttgtaggcgcacgcgacgacgcactcgacactcctccacagtgcctgtctctattttttcccacttgtgcgcaagattgcgtaaacgcttttgcgattttttttttcgaatcgtgtatatactgctttaggaggcacctcgcatgtctcctcgttagtatagtggccagtatccccgcttgtcacgcgggagaccggggttcgattccccgacggggagtgtttcttttttccttcttctttgtaggcgcacgcgacgatgCACTCGACACTCCTCTACAGTGcgtgtctctattttttcccacttgtgcgcaagattgcgtaaacgcttttgcgatttttttttttcaaatcgtgtatatactgctttaggaggcacctcgcatgtctcctcgttagtatagtggccagtatccccgcttgtcacgcgggagaccggggttcgattccccgactgggagtgcttcttttttccttcttctttgtaggctcACGCGACGGCGCATTCGACACTCCTCTACAGTGcgtgtctctattttttcccacttgtgcgcaagattgcgtcaacgctttcgcgatttttctttttcaaatcgtgtatatactgctttaggaggcacctcgcatgtctcctcgttagtatagtggccagtatccccgcttgtcacgcgggagaccggggttcgattccccgactgggagtgcttcttttttccttcttctttgtaggctcACGCGACGGCGCATTCGACACTCCTCTACAGTGcgtgtctctattttttcccacttgtgcacAAGATTGCGTaaacgcttttgcgattttttttttcaaatcgtgtatatactgctttagcgggcacctcgcatgtctcctcgttagtatagtggcctgtatccccgcctgtcacgcgggagaccggggttccattccccgacggggagtgcttcttttttccttcttctttgtaggcgcacgcgacggcgcactcgacactcctccacagtgcctgtctctattttttcccacttgtgcgcaagattgcgtcaacgctttcgcgatttttttttttcaaatcgtgtatatactgctttaggaggcacctcgcatgtctcctcgttagtatagtggccagtatccccgcttgtcacgcgggagaccggggttcgattccccgactgggagtgcttcttttttccttctttgtaggCTCACGCGACGGCGCATTCGACACTCCTCTACAGTGcgtgtctctattttttcccacttgtgcgcaagattgcgtcaacgctttcgcgattttttttttcaaatcgtgtatatactgctttagcaggcacctcgcatgtctcctcgttagtatagtggccagtatccccgcctgtcacgcgggagaccggggttccattccccgacggggagtgcttcttttttccttcttctttgtaggcgcacgcgacggcgcactcgacactcctccacagtacctgtctctattttttcccactcgTGCGCAAGATTTCGACAACgcctttgcgatttttttttcaaatcgtgtatatactgctttagcaggcacctcgcatgtctcctcgttagtatagtggccagtatccccgcctgtcacgcgggagaccggggttcgattccccgacggggagtgtttcttttttccttctttgtaggcgcacgcgacggcgcactcgactctcctccacagtagctgtctctattttttcccacttgtgcgcaagattgcgtcaacgcttttgcgatttttttttcaaatcgtgtatatactgctttagctggcacctcgcacgtctcctcgttagtatagtggccagtatccccgcctgtcacgcgggagaccggggttcgattccccgacggggagtgtttcttttttccttcttctttgtagtcGCACGCGACGATCCattcgacactcctccacagtacctgtctctattttttcccacttgtgcgcaagattgcgtcaacgcttttgcgatttttttttcaaatcgtgtatatactgctttagcaggcacctcgcatgtctcctcgttagtatagtggccagtatccccgcctgtcacgcgggagaccggggttcgattcccggacggggagtgtttcttttttccttcttctttgtaggcgcacgcgacgatgcgctcgacactcctccacagtacctgtctctgttttttcccacttgtgcgcaagattgcgtcaacgctttcgcgatttttttttcaaatcgtgtatatactgctttagctggcacctcgcatgtctcctcgttagtatagtgagACGCGTCTTGGCTACCGAAGTGGAAGGACGTGCTATCATGTGCTCCCTTCTAGGGGCGGTTTCAGCGGGCCGTGTGGGCCGTGGTATCAGGTGTACTGAAAAGCCGGCTGAAGACTACCAGGTTGTTCTGCCTCATCTGCCCACAGGTGCTTCTGTTTTAAACACCGTTTTTTTGCATGCCGATGTGAAAGCCAGGCCATATCGAGTGGAGCATGTCCGAGATAGCCTTGCACGTCTTTCGTTGCTGCCGGAAGTGGTTGCCCTCGGGGCATACCAAATGAATCACCTGTGGGCAGTGACGTTTAAGGACGAGGAAGGCAAGAGGAAGATATTAGAAGCTGAAGCGTTCAACGTTAAAGACCACCGCTGCATGGTCATCGACCCGCGCGATCGAGGTGTCCGACTGAAGCTATACTGGCTGCTTCATGGCGTACCGGACGAAGACGTGCGAGTGGCTTTGGCGCCGTTTGGAAAAGTGACGGAAATTAGCAGAGACAAGTGGAAGGTCAAGGGCTGCATTGACAAAGGATCAACCACCCGCTCGGTGACGCTGAAATTAAATGTGGGCCTCACTGTGGACGACCTACCACACCAACTGCGTGTTGCTGAGGATATGGCGCTCGTCTTCGTTCCTGGCAGAGCGCcgctctgcctccgatgccgtGGCATCGGACACATCCGGCGAGAGTGCCGCGTTCCACGATGTGGGGTCtgtcgtcgcttcggccacgaTGATTCCCAATGTGTGCGCTCTTATGCCAGCGTTACAGGCCCACTCCAAAGGGACGTAGTATCCGAACACATGATGGACGCCGCAGATGCCGAAGAAGCTAGCAGGGAGGACAACGACGTGGCAAAGACTCCTGCAAAGCCCCTTGAACCCTCCCCAGGAGCTGTCCAAGAAGCGAACCTGGGGGGTGAGCCCTTGGCTGCAGCCCCGGAAACGAAGCCAGAGACTGCAACATGCGACGCAGGCGTGAAGGCAGCAAGCGCGTCATCGTCACTGCCACAAGAAGTCGGCCAGGAAGCAACGGAGGTCGAGATGCTTATGACCGGAAGCATCGCTGCAAAGCGTGCTCACGAAGACACTGGCAATACAGGAATAACTACAGCGTCAGGCACCGGCGAACCTCCAACGAAGGCATCGACTACGCGGAGGTCTATGCTTAAACCGAAGCCGAACGTGCCGCCTGGCAGTAGGGTGGCCCCTAAAACGCCTCCGCCCTAGCGAAGGACCCGTTCCAGAAGCCTTCAACGATGACCACAAGAACCCCACAGCTTCGATGTGAGTAGGACGCTTGGCCAAGCAACCCCATGAGATGGCGTCTAACTTTAAATCTAGCCTACGCGTTGCGACATTGAATGTGCGAGGAATGTGTTCGCGCAGGCGGCAGTGTCAGATTAGTCGCATGCTTTTAGAGAATGACGTTGACCTTCTGGCtgtacaagaaacaaaaattgaaagtgAGAAGCAAACAGAACAGATGGTTCAAGTTTTTCCATCTAGATACAGTGTATGTGTGTGCCATGCTGTTGGACGGTCAGGAGGCTGCGTCATTTTTATTCGAAATAGCATATCGGCTGTAGAAAAAGTGTCCACCTGCGATAGTGGGAGACTTGTCGCATGTGATTTTATTTTTGCTGGTCTACTGTGGCGCGCTGTGTGCATCTACGCACCGAACAAAATTCATCaacgcaaaattttttttaagtatgcTGAAGGATTTTTGAAAACAGAACAACATGTTGtgtttcttggggatttcaactgCGTCTGTACAGCTGAAGATAAAACGACGAGCCTCAAAGTACGCGATAGAAGCGCTGAGCTGTTGAACGCGATAGTAATTGAGAGCGAGAGAGCTTGAGGACATTGGTTATGCAATGACGCGAGATGGCCAAGCACGGTATACGCACTTTCAAGGTGATTCCCATGCGAGGCTTGATAGAATATACGTACCGGCGAAGTTTGTACCACTGTGTTCCTCTTATGAAACACAATATCTCAGTTTCAGCGATCATAGTTTGGTCTCGATTACGATTGGCCAAAAACGAAAGAGTGTCAAGTTTAATTGGTTCCTGTGGAAGTTCAATGAAaaactgctgcaagatgaattgTTTGTCACGAGAGCCAAGGAGTATCTTTCAAATGCCCTGCATACGGAAACCAACTGTTTCATATCAGTGTGGGAGCAGTTTAAATGCGACATTAAAATTGC
Protein-coding sequences here:
- the LOC142578461 gene encoding uncharacterized protein LOC142578461; the encoded protein is MCSLLGAVSAGRVGRGIRCTEKPAEDYQVVLPHLPTGASVLNTVFLHADVKARPYRVEHVRDSLARLSLLPEVVALGAYQMNHLWAVTFKDEEGKRKILEAEAFNVKDHRCMVIDPRDRGVRLKLYWLLHGVPDEDVRVALAPFGKVTEISRDKWKVKGCIDKGSTTRSVTLKLNVGLTVDDLPHQLRVAEDMALVFVPGRAPLCLRCRGIGHIRRECRVPRCGVCRRFGHDDSQCVRSYASVTGPLQRDVVSEHMMDAADAEEASREDNDVAKTPAKPLEPSPGAVQEANLGGEPLAAAPETKPETATCDAGVKAASASSSLPQEVGQEATEVEMLMTGSIAAKRAHEDTGNTGITTASGTGEPPTKASTTRRSMLKPKPNVPPGSRVAPKTPPP